The Arachis duranensis cultivar V14167 unplaced genomic scaffold, aradu.V14167.gnm2.J7QH unplaced_Scaffold_113795, whole genome shotgun sequence genome contains the following window.
NNNNNNNNNNNNNNNNNNNNNNNNNNNNNNNNNNNNNNNNNNNNNNNNNNNNNNNNNNNNNNNNNNNNNNNNNNNNNNNNNNNNNNNNNNNNNNNNNNNNNNCGGTAAAATAAGAACAGCCCCGACATTCAAAGCCCCCTTTTTACCATTAGCAAGAACTTGTTTGATTTGCATATCATAAGGAATTCGAACAACCGCTTCAAATACAGTATCGGGAAGTACCGTTTGTGGAACTTCAATATCCACGGGCTTATTAGCCAAATGGCAATTGGCACATACAATACGACCTGTCGCTTCTCGCGGATTTTCATATCCCTGTTGTGCAAAAATGGGATATGCATCTGAAATAGGTGCtcgaattaatatatatattatgagcGATACGGAAATGGATCGAGTAATCTCTTCCTTTATCCAAGAAATGGCATTTCTAGTTTGCATGGTCCAATCATTGATCCTGAAAATTCAATTTCTACAATAAATTTTGGTAGGTCACTGGCATAGTTAGTTCCCTATCCATGATTCGGCTATTTACTGAAAAACTATTCCTGGAATATGGGAAGAATCTCTTGGGTGGTGGcgataaagaaaaagattggAATGTTGTTTAGCTTGCTTTtgtaaaatgtaaaaaataaaaataacaaactttCAAATTTGACCTAACCCGCGGATCTTTTTTTCAGTCATTCATTGAATGATAAATCACGACAAGTGATGGAGATACGCGATTTAAATAACGGAAAATCcaatattttataatagtatcTAAAATGACTGGAAATGTGGAAACAAGACCAGATATAATTTGATCATTCTGAGCAAATCCAAAATCTTTATAGAGAGAACCAATCATTAGTTCCCACCCATGGGTCGAATGGAATCCTATACATAAATCTGTtaataaaagaatggaaaaaGCTTTTATTGTGTCACTTAAGTTATATAGGAATTCTCGAACCCATGAGTTAAGAATAAGAAGTTCTTGATTACCCAGACTGGAATAACCACTTAGAATAACAAAACTAAGTATGTTTGTCGAGAAATGCAAAATTGCATGGATACGATCCTCGTTGTGCGTCGTGATCAATTGGATGGTTTCTTTGTATATTTTGGTACGAAGATTTTGTGAACGTAGTTCCGGGTATTCCTTTAGCATTTCATCCAAGAGGAATAGTTCCTTGAATTCtatgaatttttttagaataatcttttcttgaatatcattcaagaaaagattattctaaaaaaattcataGAATTCAAGGAACTATTCCTCTTGGATGAAATGCTAAAGGAATACCCGGAACTACATTCACAAAATTTTCGTACCAAAATATACAAAGAAACCATCCAATTGATCACGACGCACAACGAGGATCGTATCCATGCAATTTTGCATTTCTCGACAAACATACTTAGTTTTGTTATTCTAAGTGGTTATTCCAGTCTGGGTAATCAAGAACTTCTTATTCTTAACTCATGGGTTCGAGAATTCCTATATAACTTAAGTGACACAATAAAAGCtttttccattcttttattaACAGATTTATGTATAGGATTCCATTCGACCCATGGGTGGGAACTAATGATTGGTTCTCTCTATAAAGATTTTGGATTTGCTCAGAATGATCAAATTATATCTGGTCTTGTTTCCACATTTCCAGTCATTTTAgatactattataaaatattgGATTTTCCGTTATTTAAATCGCGTATCTCCATCACTTGTCGTGATTTATCATTCAATGAATGACTGAAAAAAAGATCCGCGGGTTAGGTCAAATTTGaaagtttgttatttttattttttacattttacaAAAGCAAGCTAAACAACATTccaatctttttctttatcgCCACCACCCAAGAGATTCTTCCCATATTCCAGGAATAGTTTTTCAGTAAATAGCCGAATCATGGATAGGGAACTAACTATGCCAGTGACCTACCAAAATTTATTGTAGAAATTGAATTTTCAGGATCAATGATTGGACCATGCAAACTAGAAATGCCATTTCTTGGATAAAGGAAGAGATTACTCGATCCATTTCCGTATCgctcataatatatatattaattcgaGCACCTATTTCAGATGCATATCCCATTTTTGCACAACAGGGATATGAAAATCCGCGAGAAGCGACAGGTCGTATTGTATGTGCCAATTGCCATTTGGCTAATAAGCCCGTGGATATTGAAGTTCCACAAACGGTACTTCCCGATACTGTATTTGAAGCGGTTGTTCGAATTCCTTATGATATGCAAATCAAACAAGTTCTTGCTAATGGTAAAAAGGGGGCTTTGAATGTCGGGGCTGTTCTTATTTTACCGGAGGGCTTTGAATTGGCCCCCCCCGATCGTATTTCACCCGAGATTAAAGAAAAGCTGGGTAATCTCTCTTTTCAAAGCTATCGTCccacaaaaaaaaacattcttGTGGTAGGTCCTGTTCCCGGCCAGAAATATAGTGAAATCACCTTTCCTATCCTTTCCCCCAATCCCGCTACTGAGAGAGATGTTCACTTCTTAAAATATCCAATATATGTAGGCGGGAACAGGGGGAGGGGTCAAATTTATCCCGACGGGAGCAAGAGTAATAATACTGTGTATAATGCTACAGCAGCGGGGatagtaaaaaaaatcatacGAAAAGAAAAGGGGGGATACGAAATAACTATAGCGGATGCATCGGATGGACGTGAAGTGATTGATATTATACCTCCAGGACCGGAACTTCTTGTTTCGGAGGGTGAATCTATCAAACTTGATCAACCATTAACGAGTAATCCTAATGTGGGTGGATTTGGTCAGGGGGATGCAGAAATAGTACTTCAAGATCCGTTACGTGTCCAAGGTCTTTTGTTCTTCTTGGCATCGATTATTTTGGCACAAATCTTCTTGGTTCTTAAAAAGAAACAATTTGAGAAGGTGCAATTGTCCGAGATGAATTTCTAATTTACAGGTCCGCGAATTTATGAACATATTAAGCCTAAGCCGGTAAAAGAACTAAATTTTAGTCGATAAATTCTGTACTGTAATTCTATTCTGTATAatcaaaaatttaagaaaaaggaCCGAACCTTTGATTCTTTCGAGTCTTTTTCTACCGTATTTAGAGAATTCCTTGTACTGCAGTACTAGTCAGTCATAGTATATATAGTGAAGAAGACTATTTTACTTTGCCTTTTTTCAACCCAATAAATTAGAGCAATATGATTATGTCACTGTTTTCAGATTTCAATGTCCTACAATAGAAAACAATTATTAGTTCTTTATTGTTgtaatataagaaaaatagtTGGAGAATATTAAGCACAGTAGAAATCAAAATAGGGAAAACGAGATTCTAGGATTCTAggagagattttttttttatcttttcctaGAGTCCGATTGTTTTTTGATTGTAGCAAAATATCGAAATAGAAAATCTTTTCTATTCTATTTATATAGAATAATACTTGTTGATTCCCTTCTTTGAGCGGAACCTTTatgagataagataaaatatcatCTTAATGAATACAGTATACCACATTATGTAGTGGACAAACAAAAGAAGGGGGGGTTGACCCAACAATAAGATTTCGAAtagaaaaagggaataaagaTAGAATAGAATTAAGAATATATTACAATAGAATTAAACAGAATTCATATTATTTCCATTGCGATATCCcgaaaaagtaaatcaaatgattccccttttattctttttttacttttctttcaacttaaattgaaagaaattttcCTCTGGAAAAgactttttttaatcaaaaaataaagttcatttttaaaaaacattaaaaaaaattgaaatggacTTTTTTGAAACATTGAAAAAAGTTATCTATTGAGTCATTTATAGAATAAGAAATCTtcttcttattaagaactcaacGGGACCCCCTCGAATTCATCAACAAAAAGAGTGGATCCCTGTTGAGTTCTTCTTACACGTTCATTTTGCAAACTCAATTCATCTGATTACTACAGGGATGAACCCAATCCGGAATATGAACCATAAAAGAAAATACCAATTAAACCGATCACAGGAATACCAGTTACAGTACCTATTATCCAAAGAGGAATCCTTCCAGTAGTATCGGCCATTTATCCCACTTTCCTCCACATTTGATCAGGTAGTCATGCTAGTGACATAAACAGTCATAGataattatgaaattatatCCTTCCGAATGGGATAAGAGAATTCCGAATACGTATACGtatttattccctttcttctattaattgaaga
Protein-coding sequences here:
- the LOC127743786 gene encoding chloroplast envelope membrane protein, whose translation is MIRLFTEKLFLEYGKNLLGGGDKEKDWNNNLFLNIIQEKIILKKFIEFKELFLLDEMLKEYPELHSQNFRTKIYKETIQLITTHNEDRIHAILHFSTNILSFVILSGYSSLGNQELLILNSWVREFLYNLSDTIKAFSILLLTDLCIGFHSTHGWELMIGSLYKDFGFAQNDQIISGLVSTFPVILDTIIKYWIFRYLNRVSPSLVVIYHSMND
- the LOC127743785 gene encoding cytochrome f; translation: MQTRNAISWIKEEITRSISVSLIIYILIRAPISDAYPIFAQQGYENPREATGRIVCANCHLANKPVDIEVPQTVLPDTVFEAVVRIPYDMQIKQVLANGKKGALNVGAVLILPEGFELAPPDRISPEIKEKLGNLSFQSYRPTKKNILVVGPVPGQKYSEITFPILSPNPATERDVHFLKYPIYVGGNRGRGQIYPDGSKSNNTVYNATAAGIVKKIIRKEKGGYEITIADASDGREVIDIIPPGPELLVSEGESIKLDQPLTSNPNVGGFGQGDAEIVLQDPLRVQGLLFFLASIILAQIFLVLKKKQFEKVQLSEMNF